A genome region from Tissierellales bacterium includes the following:
- a CDS encoding YceG family protein, producing the protein MNNKINLHTKIFETRNIYADLFIPTIRRPNFSNNTQELFLSTICYNQKSDSTSTSDTIAKTKQVLEKLERQKISFLIIDGKLEFKPSQTLIQSVKKHLSNLPQNLNTLNLDFNQLVVEINNSEQLQISNINIFVNSFINTLSKYQLSESKINKNAIVNLAVKLIYWYKTYKIANLNLNLNTLDSSHQLPKIFHFGDLSLHEEYFLMFLSSLGFDALAFNFKSPLPQKNVSTSDLNRRQKNVTSTHKTNINSSNGINSSNNNSSHIRNSSANNENNVNSNSTILSAIKKKKLDSGYIVKSKKFDGSLDELLEPLKNRAGYAGLPSPILPIYFVRYIGSDSNKKQYNNKLYHFDEKLKSNSRYIKFTSTLPVSSHPELNKKTSQLWSSFNFLDNTNLSDFVESLAGINFFDFIKDSQLQNQSYISLKNILELIVNKEQKCPISKVKNILLKSTGWLIDHYNTLLSSYSLEKEYPPVILYYGDIKKHEAYYLVFLFNLGVDIVYINSFSDEIFENIDPDNDFSSICVLDKVSALEPFPETESLLQHETVAYQASEEIAQVVYNDQDGVYKPWQFESYKTMPLTLKTTYDEVLLLWNEEARIRAGFKVEKETVYIPNLFTKISGTPDDLNSYWDLISLLNKAPQVKLYSKLPFSNISFDTAKLSSIDLAFEGHSSLSFDKLKSHSMYPFEHFSDALQKQIFDKINLLIHENILLNKDSKYLSLKIVYTIFNMDQELLHLIQTFDYPANVPKLLIYDPDEITFSESDAIIMSFLYLFGFDICVFTPTGYNNFEKFIDQNYYNVFKLPRKQFNLELPNLNRFSSSKSNKGFWNNLFKFK; encoded by the coding sequence ATGAATAATAAAATAAATTTACACACAAAAATATTTGAAACAAGAAATATATATGCCGATTTATTCATTCCAACTATTCGGAGACCTAACTTCTCTAATAATACCCAAGAGCTGTTTCTCTCAACTATTTGCTATAATCAAAAATCTGACAGCACTTCTACATCTGACACTATAGCAAAAACAAAGCAGGTTCTTGAAAAATTAGAAAGGCAAAAAATTTCTTTTTTAATAATCGATGGAAAATTAGAATTCAAACCATCGCAAACATTAATTCAATCAGTAAAAAAGCATTTATCAAATTTGCCACAAAACTTAAATACCCTAAATTTGGACTTTAATCAGCTAGTAGTTGAGATAAATAATTCTGAGCAATTACAAATTTCAAATATAAATATTTTCGTAAACTCATTTATAAATACATTATCTAAATATCAACTAAGCGAATCTAAAATTAATAAAAATGCAATAGTAAACTTAGCTGTAAAATTGATATATTGGTACAAAACATATAAAATAGCTAATTTAAATCTCAATCTAAATACATTAGATTCAAGTCACCAATTACCTAAAATTTTTCACTTTGGAGACTTAAGCCTACATGAAGAATATTTTTTAATGTTTCTTTCAAGTTTAGGGTTTGATGCATTGGCTTTTAATTTTAAATCACCACTACCACAAAAGAATGTTTCAACTTCTGATTTAAATCGAAGACAAAAAAATGTAACTTCTACCCATAAAACCAATATAAATAGCAGTAATGGTATTAATAGTAGTAACAATAATAGTAGCCATATTAGGAATAGTTCTGCTAATAATGAGAATAATGTTAATAGTAATAGTACTATCTTATCTGCTATAAAAAAGAAAAAATTAGATTCAGGATATATTGTGAAAAGCAAAAAATTTGATGGTAGCTTAGATGAACTATTGGAGCCACTAAAAAACAGAGCGGGTTATGCCGGTCTTCCGTCTCCTATACTACCAATTTACTTTGTTAGATATATTGGTTCTGATTCAAATAAAAAGCAATATAACAATAAGCTCTATCATTTTGACGAAAAATTAAAATCTAATTCTAGGTATATTAAATTTACGAGCACACTACCTGTATCATCTCATCCTGAGCTAAATAAAAAAACTTCACAGCTTTGGAGCTCTTTTAATTTTTTGGATAATACTAATCTATCTGATTTTGTAGAATCTCTTGCTGGAATCAATTTTTTCGATTTTATTAAAGATTCACAATTACAAAATCAGAGCTACATTTCTTTAAAAAATATATTAGAACTGATCGTAAATAAAGAACAAAAATGTCCTATATCAAAAGTAAAAAACATACTTTTAAAATCTACAGGATGGTTGATTGATCATTATAATACTTTGCTTTCTTCGTATTCTCTTGAAAAGGAATATCCTCCTGTAATTTTATACTATGGAGATATAAAAAAACACGAGGCTTATTACTTAGTATTTTTGTTCAATTTAGGAGTAGATATAGTTTATATAAACTCATTTAGCGATGAAATATTTGAAAATATTGATCCTGATAATGATTTTAGTTCAATCTGTGTTTTAGACAAAGTGTCTGCACTTGAACCATTTCCTGAAACAGAAAGTCTACTTCAGCACGAAACCGTAGCCTATCAAGCATCAGAAGAAATTGCGCAAGTCGTGTATAATGATCAAGATGGAGTGTATAAACCTTGGCAATTTGAGTCATACAAAACTATGCCACTTACATTAAAAACAACTTATGATGAAGTTTTATTACTTTGGAATGAAGAAGCTAGAATTCGGGCGGGTTTCAAAGTAGAAAAGGAAACTGTCTATATTCCAAACTTATTTACAAAAATAAGTGGAACACCAGATGATTTAAACTCGTACTGGGACTTAATAAGCTTATTAAATAAGGCTCCCCAAGTAAAATTGTACTCAAAGCTCCCATTTAGTAATATCAGCTTTGACACAGCAAAATTGTCGAGTATAGATTTAGCATTTGAAGGCCATTCTTCGCTTTCTTTTGACAAACTAAAATCTCATTCTATGTATCCATTTGAACATTTTAGCGATGCATTACAAAAACAAATATTTGATAAAATAAATCTCTTGATTCATGAGAACATACTATTAAACAAAGATAGCAAATATTTATCTCTTAAAATAGTTTATACTATATTTAATATGGATCAAGAGCTGCTTCACCTTATACAAACATTTGATTATCCTGCAAATGTTCCAAAATTACTAATATATGATCCTGATGAAATAACGTTTTCTGAAAGCGATGCAATAATAATGAGCTTTCTATATCTTTTTGGCTTTGACATATGTGTCTTCACTCCTACTGGGTATAATAATTTTGAGAAATTTATAGATCAAAATTACTATAATGTTTTCAAGCTACCAAGGAAACAATTTAATCTTGAACTGCCAAATTTAAATCGATTTTCATCATCAAAATCAAATAAAGGTTTTTGGAATAATCTATTCAAATTTAAATAA
- a CDS encoding AIM24 family protein: MFQFKIQQELTCIAEGKGEFFARAGAMIGYKGQFTAEKVLLDPNQNKNVLGSLMNLAARKLTGENIPIMKVSGSGSYYMAHRANHVSIITLNKGQSLGVEAENLLAFTTNCDYKVRFLGSGVISQKGLFTTNMTGKEDGAQVVITTNGNPLVLETPCVVDPDAVVCWTGADPSFRTDMNWKTFIGQSSGESYFMEFNSPGEIVIVQPSERYGGIDISVD, from the coding sequence ATGTTTCAATTTAAAATACAACAAGAATTAACGTGTATTGCGGAAGGTAAAGGTGAATTTTTTGCTAGAGCCGGAGCAATGATTGGTTATAAAGGGCAATTTACAGCAGAAAAGGTTCTTCTAGATCCTAATCAAAACAAAAATGTTTTAGGTTCACTTATGAATTTAGCTGCTAGAAAGTTGACTGGAGAGAATATTCCGATAATGAAAGTTTCAGGAAGTGGTTCATACTATATGGCGCATAGAGCTAATCATGTAAGTATTATCACATTAAACAAGGGACAATCATTAGGAGTTGAAGCAGAAAATTTGTTAGCTTTTACAACAAATTGTGATTATAAAGTAAGATTTTTAGGATCTGGGGTTATTTCGCAAAAAGGTCTTTTTACAACTAACATGACAGGAAAAGAAGATGGTGCGCAGGTTGTTATAACTACAAATGGTAATCCGTTAGTATTAGAAACACCATGTGTTGTTGATCCTGATGCAGTTGTTTGCTGGACTGGAGCGGATCCTAGCTTTAGAACTGATATGAATTGGAAAACCTTTATAGGGCAAAGCTCTGGTGAAAGTTATTTTATGGAGTTTAATAGTCCTGGGGAAATAGTAATAGTTCAGCCATCGGAGCGCTATGGTGGTATAGATATTAGCGTAGATTAG